From a single Candidatus Defluviilinea gracilis genomic region:
- the lysA gene encoding diaminopimelate decarboxylase: MTNRLALFPESTRARGDSLFLAGHSLASLADGHLTPLYVYDRATLDLAVAEYQSALRTYYPGESHITYAGKAFLCKAIAAWTQLHGLTVDCTGEGEIGIAVAGGVPREKILVHGVNKSLADLKSAFRNAGIIVVDNLTEINNVVTTSVVSKRATDPTEALCGVATTPNLWLRLLPGVAVSTHHSHTQTGQHDSKFGMTREEILQAVQIGKSANEQIGKSANEQIGKSANLPINGIHFHQGSNFRDPEPLIPAIDMALDIAKEIGFNGAWHFCPGGGWGVAYHEDELPNPSIESYVRGIAEAVIEGCKQRGLDLPILHLEPGRSLVARAGVAIYRVGAIKQRGDKIWILTDGGMADNPRFALYGARYSCLPVERLNREVNAKVSIAGPYCESGDVVIEDLPMPELKEGELIAIPVAGAYHLSMSSNYNGARRPEVLMVEEGKVEVMLRRETVDDLLRRDP; the protein is encoded by the coding sequence ATGACCAACCGACTCGCGCTCTTCCCCGAATCGACTCGCGCGCGCGGCGACTCGCTCTTCCTCGCGGGACATTCCCTCGCCTCTCTCGCAGATGGGCATCTGACTCCGCTGTACGTATATGATCGCGCCACCCTCGACCTCGCCGTTGCGGAATATCAATCCGCGTTGCGCACGTATTATCCGGGCGAGTCGCACATCACCTACGCGGGCAAAGCCTTCCTGTGCAAAGCCATCGCCGCGTGGACTCAACTTCACGGCTTGACGGTGGATTGCACCGGCGAAGGCGAGATCGGAATCGCCGTTGCTGGCGGCGTGCCGCGTGAAAAGATTCTTGTGCATGGGGTGAATAAATCGCTAGCGGACTTGAAGTCCGCGTTCCGAAATGCGGGGATAATAGTTGTGGATAATCTGACAGAAATAAATAACGTAGTAACGACTTCAGTCGTTAGCAAAAGGGCGACCGACCCCACAGAGGCGCTTTGCGGAGTCGCCACTACGCCTAACCTCTGGCTTCGCCTCCTGCCCGGCGTTGCCGTCTCAACACATCATTCACACACACAAACAGGACAGCACGATAGCAAGTTCGGCATGACGCGCGAAGAGATATTGCAAGCGGTGCAAATCGGCAAATCGGCAAATGAGCAAATCGGCAAATCAGCAAATGAGCAAATAGGTAAATCGGCAAATCTTCCAATTAATGGAATCCACTTTCACCAAGGCTCGAATTTCCGCGACCCTGAGCCGCTGATCCCCGCCATTGACATGGCTCTCGACATCGCCAAAGAGATCGGCTTCAACGGCGCGTGGCATTTTTGTCCCGGCGGCGGATGGGGCGTGGCGTATCACGAAGATGAATTGCCGAACCCATCCATTGAAAGTTATGTGCGCGGAATTGCCGAAGCAGTGATTGAAGGTTGCAAACAACGCGGACTCGACCTCCCCATTTTGCATCTTGAGCCGGGGCGCAGTCTCGTGGCGCGGGCGGGCGTGGCGATCTATCGCGTCGGCGCGATCAAACAACGCGGCGATAAAATTTGGATCCTCACCGACGGCGGCATGGCGGATAATCCGCGCTTTGCGTTGTACGGCGCGAGGTATTCTTGCTTACCCGTCGAGAGACTCAATCGAGAAGTCAACGCGAAGGTTTCGATTGCGGGACCTTATTGCGAATCGGGCGATGTGGTCATCGAAGATTTGCCGATGCCGGAGTTGAAAGAGGGCGAGTTGATCGCCATCCCTGTGGCGGGCGCGTATCACTTGAGCATGTCGTCCAATTACAACGGCGCGCGCCGCCCGGAAGTATTGATGGTGGAGGAGGGAAAGGTGGAAGTGATGTTGAGGAGGGAGACGGTGGATGATTTGCTCAGGCGCGATCCATGA
- a CDS encoding cupin domain-containing protein: MPDIYFPDTKSKAVFSADGPKPQFLLDAPQFKALVVGLEAGQQLPVHPAEAAMYHFLEGEGLMTVDDETFAVKPGVTVIAPSGSKRGMNAKTRLVFLGSKGAS, from the coding sequence ATGCCCGACATCTATTTTCCAGACACAAAATCCAAAGCCGTTTTTTCCGCCGATGGACCAAAGCCGCAGTTCCTGCTCGACGCGCCGCAGTTCAAGGCGCTGGTAGTGGGGTTGGAGGCGGGACAGCAACTGCCTGTTCATCCCGCTGAAGCGGCAATGTACCATTTCCTCGAAGGCGAGGGGCTGATGACCGTGGACGATGAAACTTTCGCGGTCAAACCCGGCGTGACTGTCATCGCGCCCAGCGGATCGAAGCGCGGCATGAACGCCAAAACGCGCCTCGTTTTCCTCGGTTCGAAAGGCGCATCCTAG
- the tilS gene encoding tRNA lysidine(34) synthetase TilS gives MLDHIASTLREQCGLHKDRPIIAGVSGGPDSLCLMNVLRAEGYRVIVAHFNHKLRNDSDADANTVEQAAGRLNLKWVIENGDVRAFASAEKLSIEEAARILRYRFLMKQARRYKAQAVAVGHTADDQVETVLMHFVRGAGLAGLKGMSHRAIIHMFDDEIPIVRPLLDVWREETVVYCAANGFRPRHDPSNASLDFFRNRLRHLLIPTLESYNPRFRETIWRTSKSLAGDHEILVNALDDAWKDVVAQETADFVAFDISAFAQQRVGLQRNLIRRAMGHLHPDNLDASYATLERAVNFIADSEHPTRMDLSKGLHLLREGSLLYVVQGHITLPVERWPQLPQGQSMISLSIPGQVELSGGWRLNCERWNIASLAMEEAKANEDPFQVWLDAQELSGSLELRAREDGDRFEPLGMDGHEAKLSDFFINVKLPQRARDRWPLLCIGERVVWVPGYRLAHPFRLTESTRQAVYFSLTRD, from the coding sequence ATGCTGGATCACATCGCCTCCACTCTCCGCGAACAATGCGGACTCCATAAAGACAGACCCATCATTGCGGGCGTATCCGGCGGACCCGATAGCTTGTGTTTAATGAATGTGCTTCGCGCCGAGGGCTATCGAGTCATCGTCGCGCACTTCAACCACAAACTGCGTAACGATTCCGACGCGGATGCCAACACAGTCGAGCAAGCCGCGGGACGACTCAACCTCAAGTGGGTGATCGAAAATGGCGATGTGCGCGCTTTTGCCAGCGCGGAAAAACTATCGATCGAAGAAGCCGCGCGGATATTGCGTTATCGCTTTCTAATGAAGCAGGCTCGCCGTTACAAGGCGCAAGCTGTGGCAGTGGGTCACACGGCAGACGACCAGGTCGAAACCGTGCTCATGCACTTTGTTCGCGGCGCGGGCTTGGCGGGCTTGAAAGGCATGAGCCACCGCGCGATCATTCACATGTTCGACGATGAAATCCCCATTGTGCGCCCATTGCTCGATGTCTGGCGCGAAGAGACGGTCGTCTATTGCGCGGCAAACGGGTTTCGTCCGCGACACGACCCCAGCAACGCCTCGCTCGATTTTTTTCGCAACCGCTTGCGTCACCTGCTCATCCCCACTCTCGAATCATACAACCCGCGTTTCCGCGAGACGATCTGGCGCACATCGAAATCGCTGGCAGGCGATCACGAAATCCTGGTCAACGCGCTCGATGACGCATGGAAGGATGTCGTCGCCCAGGAAACAGCGGACTTCGTCGCCTTCGATATTTCCGCATTCGCCCAACAACGCGTCGGACTCCAAAGGAACCTGATTCGCCGCGCTATGGGGCATCTTCACCCCGACAACCTCGACGCGAGCTATGCCACCCTCGAACGCGCTGTCAATTTCATCGCAGACTCCGAGCATCCCACGCGCATGGATTTGTCGAAGGGTTTACATTTGTTGCGCGAAGGATCGTTGCTCTACGTTGTGCAGGGTCACATCACGCTCCCTGTGGAACGCTGGCCCCAACTTCCTCAAGGGCAATCGATGATCTCGTTGAGTATCCCCGGTCAGGTGGAATTATCGGGCGGTTGGAGACTCAACTGTGAACGCTGGAATATTGCCTCGCTTGCCATGGAAGAAGCAAAAGCGAATGAAGATCCGTTCCAGGTGTGGTTGGATGCGCAGGAATTATCTGGCTCGCTTGAACTCCGCGCTCGGGAGGACGGCGACCGCTTCGAGCCGCTCGGCATGGACGGTCACGAGGCGAAACTTTCCGATTTCTTTATCAACGTGAAACTGCCCCAGCGCGCGCGCGACCGCTGGCCCCTCTTATGTATTGGCGAGCGCGTGGTGTGGGTGCCCGGCTACCGCCTTGCGCATCCGTTTCGTTTAACGGAATCCACAAGGCAGGCGGTCTACTTCTCATTGACCAGAGATTGA
- a CDS encoding BMP family ABC transporter substrate-binding protein, with translation MRKSLLQVFGLLIVLSLVLAACAPAVEEVGGFQIPAVEDGKFNIAMVLIGPHDDGGWSQAHYEGLLYVKENVPNTNVAYIENVPEGADSEQVFRALARKGFDLIIGTSFGFGDPMEIVAGEFPDSMFIHLTGIKSNQKNFGNLMGAMEDMKYLAGMLAGARAKQDGETKLGYMATFPIPEEVRLGNAIALGMRKTCPECTMDIRWLSTWHDPVIEKEAAASLFDAGAYVVFTGADTPAVADVAMEKGKYGVTYDWYGSCKVERCLTAPYWVWGPEYARITKGVIDGTYVPGWDYFDAETGSLGLYGFMEGQELTPGVADLDPAVIQEVRDILAQMLAGEFTRFDVFKGPINDNKGNVVLPEGQSLEQVDLDAFPEFGLPCSIDVCMKWWAEGITAELPE, from the coding sequence ATGCGAAAGTCACTTTTGCAGGTATTCGGTTTGTTGATCGTCCTTTCATTGGTTCTGGCGGCATGCGCCCCTGCTGTCGAGGAGGTGGGTGGGTTCCAGATCCCGGCTGTGGAAGACGGCAAGTTCAATATCGCGATGGTCTTGATCGGACCGCATGATGACGGCGGCTGGTCGCAGGCTCATTATGAAGGCTTGCTGTATGTGAAAGAGAATGTGCCGAACACGAACGTGGCATACATTGAGAACGTGCCCGAAGGCGCCGATTCGGAGCAGGTGTTCCGCGCGTTGGCGCGCAAGGGTTTCGACCTGATCATCGGCACGTCGTTCGGCTTTGGCGACCCGATGGAGATCGTGGCGGGCGAGTTCCCCGACTCGATGTTCATTCATTTGACCGGCATTAAGTCGAACCAGAAGAACTTCGGCAACTTGATGGGCGCCATGGAAGATATGAAATATCTGGCTGGGATGCTGGCTGGCGCGCGCGCCAAGCAGGACGGCGAAACGAAACTCGGGTACATGGCGACCTTCCCAATCCCCGAAGAAGTGCGCCTGGGTAATGCGATTGCGTTGGGTATGAGGAAGACTTGTCCCGAATGTACGATGGATATTCGCTGGCTCAGCACGTGGCATGATCCTGTGATCGAGAAGGAAGCCGCGGCTTCGTTGTTCGATGCCGGCGCGTATGTTGTGTTTACCGGCGCGGATACTCCCGCCGTTGCCGATGTGGCGATGGAGAAGGGCAAGTATGGCGTGACCTATGATTGGTACGGTTCGTGCAAAGTTGAGCGCTGTCTGACTGCGCCGTATTGGGTCTGGGGTCCCGAATATGCCCGCATCACCAAAGGCGTCATTGACGGCACGTACGTTCCCGGCTGGGACTATTTCGATGCTGAAACCGGTTCGCTGGGTTTGTACGGCTTCATGGAAGGACAGGAATTGACGCCGGGCGTTGCCGATCTTGATCCTGCCGTTATTCAGGAAGTGCGCGACATCCTTGCGCAGATGCTGGCTGGCGAGTTCACCCGCTTCGATGTGTTCAAGGGACCGATCAACGATAACAAGGGTAACGTGGTCCTGCCGGAGGGTCAGAGCCTCGAGCAGGTTGACCTCGATGCGTTCCCTGAGTTCGGTCTGCCGTGCAGTATCGATGTTTGTATGAAGTGGTGGGCAGAAGGCATCACCGCTGAGTTGCCGGAATAA
- a CDS encoding ABC transporter ATP-binding protein, translating to MRGIVKRFPGVLANDHVDFELRAGEIHALLGENGAGKSTLMNVLAGLYKQDAGSIKIKGKTLEFSSPRDAIKAGIGMVHQHFMLVPSQTVTENILLGLDEPRFLMRLSEYDKKISDLGDQYGLKVDPRAKIWQLSVGEQQRVELLKMLYRGAEVLVMDEPTAVLAPQEIDVLFETLRSMVTQGKSVIFISHKLNEVASIADRVSVLRRGKVTASGVPAKGVSKQELASMMVGREVVLFVDKKPKEAGKLILDVKDVHAENDKGLPALRGLSLQVRAGEIVGIAGVAGNGQIELSQVIAGLRKCKQGDVVLNGDKVSNRDTLFGIQHGMSYVPEDRTHVGSSPNLSVTDNVIMKNYRKAPISKGSMIDMNAASKFAQQLKEAYDIIVPTVNTPVRLLSGGNLQRVILAREISGHPNFMVAVQPTRGLDVGAIEGVHRLLLTQREADAAVLLISEELDELLALSDRVYVIYEGRIMGEVKVGAGEPDERLVEAIGLMMTGTPLEQIHKEGVASHG from the coding sequence ATGCGCGGCATTGTCAAGCGGTTTCCCGGCGTGCTTGCCAACGACCACGTGGATTTTGAATTACGCGCCGGGGAGATCCATGCCTTGTTGGGAGAGAACGGCGCGGGTAAAAGCACATTGATGAATGTATTGGCGGGGTTATACAAACAGGATGCCGGTAGCATCAAAATCAAAGGCAAGACGCTGGAATTTTCTTCCCCGCGCGATGCCATCAAAGCGGGGATTGGGATGGTGCATCAGCATTTCATGCTTGTCCCTTCGCAGACCGTCACTGAAAATATTTTGTTGGGGTTGGACGAGCCTCGCTTCCTCATGCGTTTGAGCGAATACGATAAAAAGATTTCTGATCTTGGCGATCAATATGGATTGAAGGTTGACCCGCGCGCGAAGATCTGGCAGCTTTCAGTGGGCGAACAACAACGAGTGGAGTTGTTGAAGATGCTTTATCGCGGCGCGGAGGTTCTCGTAATGGATGAGCCAACCGCCGTCCTCGCGCCGCAGGAAATTGACGTGTTGTTCGAGACGTTGCGCTCGATGGTTACGCAAGGCAAATCGGTGATCTTCATCAGCCATAAATTAAACGAGGTCGCCTCCATCGCGGACCGCGTCAGCGTGTTGCGGCGCGGCAAGGTGACCGCTTCGGGAGTCCCTGCCAAAGGTGTGAGCAAGCAGGAACTCGCCAGCATGATGGTGGGACGCGAAGTGGTGTTGTTCGTGGATAAAAAGCCGAAAGAGGCGGGCAAGCTCATTCTCGACGTGAAAGATGTCCATGCGGAGAACGATAAGGGATTGCCCGCGTTGCGCGGATTGTCCTTGCAAGTGCGCGCGGGCGAGATCGTTGGCATCGCCGGCGTGGCTGGAAATGGACAGATCGAGTTGTCGCAGGTGATCGCCGGTCTGCGCAAGTGTAAACAAGGGGATGTGGTGTTGAACGGCGATAAGGTCAGCAACCGCGATACTTTGTTTGGAATTCAACACGGCATGTCGTATGTGCCGGAGGATCGCACACATGTCGGCAGTTCGCCCAACTTGAGCGTGACCGACAACGTCATCATGAAAAATTATCGCAAAGCGCCCATCTCGAAAGGTTCGATGATCGACATGAACGCGGCGTCGAAATTTGCTCAGCAACTCAAGGAAGCGTACGACATCATCGTGCCGACGGTCAACACGCCCGTGCGTCTGCTCTCCGGTGGCAATCTTCAACGCGTCATTCTGGCGCGCGAGATTTCGGGGCATCCCAACTTTATGGTGGCTGTCCAACCAACGCGCGGGTTGGATGTGGGCGCGATCGAGGGAGTCCACCGCTTGTTGTTGACTCAACGCGAGGCGGATGCGGCGGTGTTGTTGATCTCGGAAGAGTTGGATGAGTTGCTTGCGCTGAGCGACCGCGTCTACGTGATCTACGAGGGGAGAATCATGGGGGAGGTAAAGGTGGGGGCGGGCGAACCAGACGAAAGGTTGGTCGAAGCGATTGGTCTGATGATGACCGGCACGCCGCTGGAACAAATCCACAAAGAAGGAGTCGCGTCGCATGGCTGA
- a CDS encoding cyclic nucleotide-binding domain-containing protein: MTTNADLFLKRLRASEFLHGLDESALRQIAESAAWKVYPPNAVIFWEGDNESNLYFLQYGSLKAMKTSPDGREQVLRFLYAGEVFNEVGALARKPNPATAIALEESGCGFSRAMRWTRFCWNIRRWRCRSSKTWQTRSSGWSRSPQIYR, encoded by the coding sequence ATGACCACCAATGCCGACCTGTTTCTCAAACGCCTGCGCGCTTCCGAATTCCTTCACGGGTTGGACGAGAGCGCGTTAAGACAGATCGCCGAGAGCGCGGCGTGGAAGGTCTATCCGCCCAACGCGGTCATCTTTTGGGAAGGGGATAACGAATCGAATTTGTATTTCCTGCAATACGGCTCGCTCAAAGCCATGAAAACCTCACCCGATGGGCGCGAACAGGTTCTGCGATTTCTCTACGCGGGCGAGGTGTTCAATGAGGTCGGCGCGTTGGCGCGAAAGCCGAATCCTGCCACAGCCATTGCGCTGGAAGAGTCGGGGTGTGGCTTCTCCCGCGCCATGCGCTGGACAAGATTCTGTTGGAACATCCGCAGGTGGCGTTGCAGATCATCGAAAACATGGCAGACAAGATCGTCGGGCTGGTCACGCTCGCCGCAGATCTATCGCTGA
- the mce gene encoding methylmalonyl-CoA epimerase: MPHVKQINHVAVVVDDMDKALSFWRDALGMELHELRDVPAEKSQVAFLPLQGAEVELVRPTSDDSGIAKYLAKRGPGMHHICVEVDDIEGMLAQLKSKGTRLINEEPRTAADGKKYAFIHPDSASGVLVELYQI, translated from the coding sequence ATGCCTCACGTAAAACAGATCAACCACGTCGCCGTTGTTGTGGACGACATGGACAAAGCCCTGTCGTTCTGGCGCGACGCGCTGGGGATGGAACTCCACGAACTACGCGACGTGCCCGCCGAAAAATCGCAGGTGGCGTTCCTGCCGCTTCAAGGCGCGGAAGTGGAACTGGTCCGCCCGACTTCGGACGATTCGGGCATTGCGAAATATCTCGCCAAGCGCGGACCCGGTATGCACCACATCTGCGTAGAGGTGGACGATATCGAGGGCATGCTGGCGCAGTTGAAATCGAAAGGCACGAGGCTCATCAACGAAGAACCGCGCACCGCGGCAGATGGGAAGAAGTACGCGTTCATCCACCCCGACAGCGCTTCGGGAGTGTTAGTGGAGTTGTATCAGATCTGA
- a CDS encoding ABC transporter permease — protein sequence MAESALTKKRIGWRVKLEPRLDEPTRKESLMISLGAVAVALILGGVVIASVGGNPFVTYYYIARAAFGSVGVLSDTIVKATPIILTALACTIAFRMKLWNIGAEGQFIMGAWGASAIVLAPALAPESPRWMFIPLMALAGMGMGALWGVIPGYLKAKFNVNEIISSLMLNYIAVSWVNFWIFGVWSEGGFQMSPKFPVNASLPRLSDYASTIPFLRGLTTHAGLLFGVAAAVILWFIVYRSRWGYEIRLIGDNPHAAKYAGVNIVKNTILVMALSGALAGLGGMSEVSGVVRRLQTAPLNAGYGFTGIIVAWLAKLNPLAIIVVSILFGALILAGREIQPSGIPKMIQGIILVCLIASDFLLRYRARVVKGEEE from the coding sequence ATGGCTGAATCCGCGTTGACGAAAAAACGAATCGGGTGGCGAGTCAAACTCGAACCGAGGCTCGACGAACCGACCCGAAAAGAATCGCTGATGATCTCGCTCGGCGCGGTGGCGGTCGCTTTAATTCTGGGCGGCGTGGTAATCGCCTCTGTCGGAGGCAATCCGTTCGTCACTTATTATTATATTGCGCGCGCGGCGTTTGGAAGTGTCGGCGTGCTTTCGGACACGATCGTGAAAGCGACGCCGATCATCCTGACCGCGCTGGCTTGCACGATCGCGTTCCGCATGAAGTTGTGGAATATCGGCGCGGAGGGACAGTTCATCATGGGCGCGTGGGGCGCGAGCGCGATCGTGCTTGCGCCGGCGCTCGCGCCCGAATCGCCGCGCTGGATGTTCATCCCGTTGATGGCTCTGGCAGGGATGGGCATGGGCGCGCTGTGGGGGGTGATCCCGGGCTATCTCAAAGCGAAGTTCAACGTGAATGAGATCATCAGTTCGTTGATGTTGAATTACATCGCGGTCTCATGGGTGAACTTTTGGATCTTCGGCGTGTGGAGCGAGGGCGGATTTCAGATGAGTCCGAAGTTCCCTGTGAACGCCTCCCTGCCGCGCTTGTCGGATTATGCTTCGACGATCCCATTTCTGCGCGGACTCACCACACATGCCGGTTTGTTATTCGGCGTTGCGGCGGCGGTCATTTTGTGGTTCATCGTGTATCGGAGTCGCTGGGGGTATGAGATCCGTTTGATCGGCGATAACCCTCATGCGGCGAAATACGCCGGGGTGAACATTGTGAAGAACACGATTCTGGTGATGGCGCTTTCGGGCGCGCTGGCTGGGCTGGGCGGTATGAGTGAAGTGTCGGGCGTTGTCCGCCGGTTGCAGACCGCGCCTCTCAACGCGGGGTATGGCTTCACCGGTATCATCGTGGCGTGGCTGGCGAAGTTGAATCCGCTGGCGATCATCGTCGTTTCGATCTTGTTCGGCGCGTTGATTCTGGCGGGGCGCGAGATCCAGCCTTCGGGCATCCCGAAAATGATTCAAGGTATTATCCTCGTGTGTTTGATCGCGAGCGATTTTCTGTTGCGCTATCGCGCGCGGGTTGTGAAAGGTGAAGAGGAATAA
- a CDS encoding winged helix-turn-helix domain-containing protein, which translates to MADKIVGLVTLAADLSLKTVEARFAKLLLDAAEGDVIERRRWTNQTELAARLGTVPDVLSRVIRELTKVGLIEMDRQSIRILDRAGLAERAMIQE; encoded by the coding sequence ATGGCAGACAAGATCGTCGGGCTGGTCACGCTCGCCGCAGATCTATCGCTGAAAACGGTCGAGGCGCGTTTCGCCAAGTTATTGCTCGATGCCGCGGAAGGGGATGTGATCGAACGCCGCCGCTGGACGAACCAGACCGAACTGGCGGCGCGACTCGGCACCGTCCCCGATGTGCTCAGTCGCGTCATCCGCGAACTGACGAAGGTGGGGCTGATCGAAATGGACAGGCAATCCATCCGCATTTTGGATCGGGCGGGCTTGGCAGAACGGGCAATGATTCAGGAGTAA
- a CDS encoding cytochrome b, which produces MSKSTPARYSPLMVTLHWLTVLLVFAAFVVGKAMGRLPNDDSAKLMPLAIHMMLGITMLVVIVVRFLARMRTPHPAYASTGNALLDALGKFAHYALYLLVFLMAASGMALSAQAGLPQIVFGGASSLPADFFDFAARAMHGFIAPALFLLILLHVGAAFYHQLVLKDKLFARMGYGR; this is translated from the coding sequence ATGTCAAAGTCCACACCCGCCCGTTACAGCCCCCTGATGGTTACGCTTCACTGGTTGACTGTTCTGCTCGTCTTTGCCGCATTTGTGGTCGGAAAAGCGATGGGCAGATTGCCGAATGACGATAGCGCAAAACTCATGCCATTGGCGATTCACATGATGCTGGGAATCACCATGCTGGTCGTGATCGTCGTCCGCTTCCTCGCGCGGATGAGGACCCCGCATCCCGCCTACGCCTCCACAGGCAACGCCTTGCTCGACGCTCTCGGCAAGTTCGCGCATTACGCTCTCTACCTGCTGGTCTTTCTGATGGCGGCCAGCGGCATGGCGCTCTCCGCGCAGGCGGGGCTTCCGCAAATTGTCTTTGGCGGCGCAAGTTCCCTGCCTGCCGACTTCTTCGACTTTGCGGCGCGCGCCATGCACGGCTTCATCGCGCCCGCGCTCTTCCTGCTCATCCTCCTGCATGTCGGCGCGGCGTTCTATCACCAGTTGGTTCTCAAGGATAAATTGTTCGCGCGCATGGGGTACGGAAGATAA
- a CDS encoding ABC transporter permease encodes MDPIVILQAGVASGTVLLFATLGEVLAERSGVLNLGVEGMMLIGAMTAFSTTIATGNPWIGVLAAMIVAGLLSQIHAFISITLQADQVVSGLALTLVGAGISLVLGEGLSKAGTVSLMPSFSIPLLALIPVIGPIFFTNQSVLVYIGYLLTPLAWYYINHTRPGLHLRAVGEYPSAADALGINVFRLRYAYVFVGGMLAGLGGASISLAVAPGWFSELTTGGQGWIAVGLVIFAQWDPIRAAIGSYAFGALRRLILDIQGPLTLLGFDNPFYYNSYLGFFLQMIPYAFTVIVLVIGSRESIRKRLGAPAALGVPYIRGERGK; translated from the coding sequence ATGGATCCCATCGTTATTCTTCAGGCAGGCGTCGCCAGCGGAACCGTGCTCCTCTTTGCCACCTTGGGCGAAGTATTAGCCGAACGCTCTGGCGTGCTGAACCTCGGCGTGGAAGGCATGATGTTGATCGGCGCGATGACCGCCTTCAGCACGACCATCGCCACCGGCAACCCGTGGATCGGCGTGCTTGCCGCGATGATCGTGGCGGGCTTGCTTAGTCAGATCCACGCGTTCATTTCCATCACTCTGCAAGCCGATCAAGTGGTGAGCGGGCTTGCGCTCACGCTCGTTGGAGCGGGCATCAGTCTTGTGTTAGGCGAAGGCTTGAGCAAGGCGGGGACGGTTTCGCTCATGCCGAGTTTTTCCATCCCGTTGCTTGCGCTCATCCCGGTCATCGGTCCGATCTTCTTTACCAACCAAAGCGTATTGGTTTACATTGGATATTTACTGACGCCGCTCGCATGGTATTACATCAACCACACCCGCCCGGGTTTGCATCTTCGCGCAGTGGGTGAGTATCCCTCCGCGGCAGACGCGCTCGGCATCAACGTTTTTCGTTTGCGTTACGCGTACGTCTTCGTCGGTGGGATGCTGGCGGGGCTGGGCGGCGCGTCGATTAGTCTGGCAGTCGCGCCCGGCTGGTTCAGCGAACTGACCACGGGCGGGCAGGGCTGGATCGCGGTCGGACTCGTCATCTTCGCGCAGTGGGATCCGATCCGCGCGGCGATCGGTTCGTACGCGTTTGGCGCGCTCCGTCGTCTCATCCTCGACATTCAAGGTCCGCTCACCCTGCTCGGCTTTGACAATCCCTTTTACTACAACTCCTACCTCGGTTTCTTTTTGCAGATGATTCCCTACGCGTTCACGGTCATTGTGCTGGTGATCGGCTCGCGCGAATCGATCCGCAAACGTCTTGGCGCGCCCGCCGCGTTGGGCGTCCCGTACATTCGCGGCGAGAGAGGCAAGTAA
- a CDS encoding GNAT family N-acetyltransferase, with translation MKYNVVALAQMNSDQIRNLARLHRRVLHSLLSELGAPFLERYYQFARADSSVIGMCALGAEGNPLGWVVGSPQPERVARRMSEARGWFIIHMARVLFANPKAIWQVVVSSRSASVTMRPGAIELTYFGVDESARKKGLGRELLNAFIEAARGKGFTSVELSVEAGNAAAIALYTWAGFRVARSYTEGAFDRHRMELMLT, from the coding sequence ATGAAGTACAACGTTGTTGCGCTCGCGCAGATGAATAGCGACCAAATAAGAAATCTGGCTCGCCTTCACCGCCGTGTTCTACATTCGTTATTGAGCGAGCTTGGCGCGCCGTTCCTGGAGCGTTATTACCAGTTTGCCCGCGCGGACTCGTCGGTGATTGGGATGTGCGCGTTGGGCGCGGAGGGGAATCCGCTGGGGTGGGTGGTGGGGTCGCCACAACCGGAACGAGTCGCCCGTCGGATGAGCGAGGCGCGGGGGTGGTTCATCATCCACATGGCGAGGGTGTTGTTCGCGAATCCAAAAGCGATCTGGCAGGTTGTTGTTTCATCGCGGTCGGCGTCCGTTACAATGAGGCCGGGCGCAATCGAGTTGACGTATTTTGGCGTGGATGAATCGGCGCGCAAAAAAGGGTTGGGGCGCGAATTGTTGAACGCGTTCATCGAAGCCGCGCGCGGGAAGGGATTTACCTCCGTAGAGTTGAGCGTGGAAGCCGGGAACGCCGCCGCGATTGCATTGTATACTTGGGCAGGTTTTCGCGTGGCGCGTTCGTACACAGAAGGCGCGTTCGACCGTCATCGCATGGAATTGATGCTCACATGA